A region from the Alnus glutinosa chromosome 5, dhAlnGlut1.1, whole genome shotgun sequence genome encodes:
- the LOC133868185 gene encoding LOW QUALITY PROTEIN: cytochrome b561 and DOMON domain-containing protein At4g17280 (The sequence of the model RefSeq protein was modified relative to this genomic sequence to represent the inferred CDS: deleted 1 base in 1 codon), whose protein sequence is MFWRVLVIFSLLFSQILSSSAQTCHGQKYTFSINEVFSACNDLPYLNSSLHWNYSPYSGTLQIAFRHIMLTSRWAAWAINANGLEKAMIGAQVLVAYQLDNGSMRTFTSQITSYVTTMPEGKLIYDVSDFTATYADNEIVIYATSALPSNITTINHVWQEGLDKNDSPGTHSFDNDSTSSYGILDHLSGMQARKEKLEGRSKNVHGVVNSVSWGIMMPVRYVKLFKCIEPSWFYIHFICQCSAYVLGVVGWATGIRLGIDSSGVEHWGHKTLGILMFILGTLNVFALLLRPKMDHKYRFYWNIYHHSVGHLVILLTIINIFKGFDILKPEKKIKNAYIGGIVALVVDALWMEARLHSILEK, encoded by the exons ATGTTCTGGCGTGTGCTtgtaattttctctcttcttttctctcaaattctctcaTCCTCTGCTCAAACATGTCATGGTCAGAAATACACCTTCTCAATCAACGAGGTCTTCAGCGCCTGCAATGACCTCCCATATCTGAACTCTTCACTGCATTGGAACTACAGCCCATACTCCGGTACCCTCCAAATCGCTTTCAGGCACATCATGCTCACGTCCAGATGGGCTGCTTGGGCGATCAACGCCAATGGCTTAGAGAAAGCCATGATTGGAGCCCAAGTGCTTGTTGCTTACCAGCTAGACAATGGAAGCATGAGAACCTTCACTTCACAGATCACTAGTTATGTTACCACCATGCCTGAGGGAAAACTGATTTACGATGTCTCTGATTTTACAGCAACTTATGCAGATAATGAGATCGTAATTTATGCTACCTCGGCACTGCCAAGCAATATCACCACCATCAACCACGTTTGGCAAGAGGGTCTGGATAAAAATGACAGTCCAGGAACTCATTCTTTTGATAATGATAGTACTAGTTCCTACGGGATCCTCGACCATCTTTCGGGGATGCAGGCAAGAAAGGAAAAATTAGAAGGCAGAAGCAAAAAT GTGCATGGAGTGGTAAATTCAGTCAGCTGGGGTATCATGATGCCTGTTAGGTACGTGAAGTTATTCAAATGCATAGAGCCTTCATGGTTTTACATTCATTTCATCTGCCAGTGCTCAGCTTATGTTCTTGGAGTTGTTGGATGGGCA ACTGGTATTAGACTCGGCATTGACTCTTCTGGGGTCGAACACTGGGGCCACAAAACACTTGGCATTCTCATGTTCATCCTTGGAACACTTAAT GTGTTTGCTTTGCTTCTAAGGCCCAAAATGGATCACAAATACAGATTTTACTGGAACATATATCACCATTCAGTCGGACATCTTGTTATTCTTCTAACCATCATTAACATATTCAAAGGATTTGATATTTTGAAGCCCGAGAAGAAGATTAAGAATGCATACATTGGCGGAATTGTGGCTTTGGTTGTCGATGCTTTGTGGATGGAAGCACGTTTACATAGTATATTGGAGAAATGA
- the LOC133868506 gene encoding inositol-phosphate phosphatase, whose product MAQNDSLSDFLASAVDAAKKAGEVIRNGFYQTKHVEHKGVVDLVTETDKACEDLIFSHLKQLYPTHKFIGEETTAAYGAVDLTDEPTWIVDPLDGTTNFVHGFPFVCVSIGLTIGKVPTVGVVYNPIMDELFTGIHGKGAFLNGNPIKVSSQTELVKSLLATEAGTKRDKSTLDASTNRINSLLSKVRSLRMTGSCALNLCGIACGRLDLFFELGFGGPWDVAGGAVIVTEAGGLVYDPSGKDFDITSQRVAASNPHIKDAFVEALQQSE is encoded by the exons ATGGCCCAAAATG ATTCGCTCTCAGACTTCCTCGCCTCTGCTGTCGATGCAGCGAAGAAGGCTGGCGAG GTAATTCGTAATGGGTTCTATCAAACCAAACATGTGGAGCATAAAGGCGTG GTGGATTTGGTCACCGAAACTGATAAGGCATGTGAAGATCTCATATTCAGTCATCTCAAGCAGCTTTACCCCACACATAAG TTCATTGGTGAAGAAACTACTGCTGCCTATGGTGCTGTGGATCTGACCGATGAACCAACATGGATAGTTGACCCTCTGGATGGAACCACTAACTTTGTCCATGG GTTTCCTTTCGTTTGTGTTTCTATCGGTCTTACAATTGGAAAGGTTCCCACAGTTGGTGTTGTTTACAATCCAATAATGGATGAG CTTTTTACTGGCATCCATGGAAAAGGTGCTTTTCTGAATGGAAACCCTATAAAAG TATCATCTCAAACTGAACTTGTGAAGTCTCTTCTTGCAACCGAG GCTGGGACAAAACGTGATAAGTCAACATTGGATGCCTCTACAAATAGGATTAATAGCCTACTTTCCAAG GTGAGATCCCTTCGAATGACTGGCTCATGTGCATTAAATCTCTGTGGAATTGCATGCGGAAGGCTTGACCTATTTTTTGAACTCGGCTTTGGGGGTCCTTG GGATGTGGCGGGTGGTGCTGTGATTGTAACAGAAGCCGGAGGACTTGTATATGATCC ATCTGGTAAAGATTTTGACATCACATCCCAGCGAGTAGCAGCTTCAAACCCACACATCAAGGATGCATTTGTCGAGGCTTTGCAGCAATCAGAATGA
- the LOC133868557 gene encoding putative MO25-like protein At5g47540 isoform X1 yields MKGLFKSKPRTPADVVRQTRDLLLYVQRGASDTRESKREEKQMSELGKNIRELKSILYGNSESEPIAEACVQLTQEFFKENTLRLLILCLPKLNLEARKDATQVVANLQRQQVQSRLIASDYLEANKDLMDILIAGYENTDMALHFGAMLRECIRHQSVARYVLESQHMKKFFDYIQLPNFDIAADAAATFKELLTRHKSTVSEFLSKNYDWFFAEYNSKLLESTNYITRRQAIKLLGDILLDRSNSAVMTRYVSSRDNLRILMNLLRESSKSIQIEAFHVFKLFAANQNKPTDIIGILVANRSKLLRLFADFKTDKEDEEFEADKAQVVKEIASLEPREP; encoded by the exons ATGAAGGGCCTCTTCAAGTCTAAGCCTCGCACCCCCGCCGACGTCGTCCGACAGACCCGCGATCTCCTCCTCTACGTCCAGCGCGGCGCCTCCGATACCCGCGAGAGCAAGCGCGAGGAGAAG CAGATGTCGGAGTTGGGTAAAAATATCAGGGAGCTTAAGTCAATTCTTTATGGCAATAGCGAATCAGAGCCAATTGCAGAAGCTTGTGTACAACTGACCCAGGAGTTTTTCAAAGAGAACACGCTACGGCTTCTGATTTTATGTCTTCCGAAATTGAATTTGGAG GCTCGAAAAGATGCCACTCAAGTTGTTGCAAATTTGCAAAGGCAACAAGTTCAGTCAAGATTAATTGCATCTGATTACTTGGAAGCAAACAAAGATCTAATGGATATCTTGATAGCAGG GTATGAAAACACAGACATGGCTCTACACTTTGGTGCAATGCTGAGGGAGTGCATACGTCACCAGAGTGTTGCAAG ATATGTTTTGGAATCTCAGCACATGAAGAAGTTTTTTGATTATATTCAACTTCCGAATTTCGACATTGCTGCAGATGCTGCTGCAACTTTTAAG GAACTTCTGACCAGGCATAAATCAACTGTTTCTGAATTTCTTTCTAAGAATTATGACTGG TTTTTTGCAGAGTATAATTCAAAGCTACTGGAATCTACTAATTACATCACCAGAAGACAAGCTATCAAG CTGTTGGGAGACATATTACTGGATCGCTCAAATTCAGCCGTAATGACACGATATGTGAGCTCAAGAGACAACCTGAGGATTCTTATGAATCTTCTCAGA GAGTCGAGCAAGAGCATTCAAATAGAAGCCTTTCATGTGTTTAAG CTATTTGCTGCTAATCAAAACAAACCTACCGACATCATCGGCATACTTGTAGCAAATAGAAGCAAGCTTCTAAGGCTGTTTGCTGATTTCAAAACTGATAAAG AGGATGAAGAGTTTGAGGCTGACAAAGCTCAAGTTGTGAAAGAAATTGCTTCCCTGGAACCTAGAGAGCCTTGA
- the LOC133868557 gene encoding putative MO25-like protein At5g47540 isoform X2 → MKGLFKSKPRTPADVVRQTRDLLLYVQRGASDTRESKREEKMSELGKNIRELKSILYGNSESEPIAEACVQLTQEFFKENTLRLLILCLPKLNLEARKDATQVVANLQRQQVQSRLIASDYLEANKDLMDILIAGYENTDMALHFGAMLRECIRHQSVARYVLESQHMKKFFDYIQLPNFDIAADAAATFKELLTRHKSTVSEFLSKNYDWFFAEYNSKLLESTNYITRRQAIKLLGDILLDRSNSAVMTRYVSSRDNLRILMNLLRESSKSIQIEAFHVFKLFAANQNKPTDIIGILVANRSKLLRLFADFKTDKEDEEFEADKAQVVKEIASLEPREP, encoded by the exons ATGAAGGGCCTCTTCAAGTCTAAGCCTCGCACCCCCGCCGACGTCGTCCGACAGACCCGCGATCTCCTCCTCTACGTCCAGCGCGGCGCCTCCGATACCCGCGAGAGCAAGCGCGAGGAGAAG ATGTCGGAGTTGGGTAAAAATATCAGGGAGCTTAAGTCAATTCTTTATGGCAATAGCGAATCAGAGCCAATTGCAGAAGCTTGTGTACAACTGACCCAGGAGTTTTTCAAAGAGAACACGCTACGGCTTCTGATTTTATGTCTTCCGAAATTGAATTTGGAG GCTCGAAAAGATGCCACTCAAGTTGTTGCAAATTTGCAAAGGCAACAAGTTCAGTCAAGATTAATTGCATCTGATTACTTGGAAGCAAACAAAGATCTAATGGATATCTTGATAGCAGG GTATGAAAACACAGACATGGCTCTACACTTTGGTGCAATGCTGAGGGAGTGCATACGTCACCAGAGTGTTGCAAG ATATGTTTTGGAATCTCAGCACATGAAGAAGTTTTTTGATTATATTCAACTTCCGAATTTCGACATTGCTGCAGATGCTGCTGCAACTTTTAAG GAACTTCTGACCAGGCATAAATCAACTGTTTCTGAATTTCTTTCTAAGAATTATGACTGG TTTTTTGCAGAGTATAATTCAAAGCTACTGGAATCTACTAATTACATCACCAGAAGACAAGCTATCAAG CTGTTGGGAGACATATTACTGGATCGCTCAAATTCAGCCGTAATGACACGATATGTGAGCTCAAGAGACAACCTGAGGATTCTTATGAATCTTCTCAGA GAGTCGAGCAAGAGCATTCAAATAGAAGCCTTTCATGTGTTTAAG CTATTTGCTGCTAATCAAAACAAACCTACCGACATCATCGGCATACTTGTAGCAAATAGAAGCAAGCTTCTAAGGCTGTTTGCTGATTTCAAAACTGATAAAG AGGATGAAGAGTTTGAGGCTGACAAAGCTCAAGTTGTGAAAGAAATTGCTTCCCTGGAACCTAGAGAGCCTTGA
- the LOC133869691 gene encoding cysteine proteinase inhibitor 1, translated as MKTLCFYLLTLLVLPLLASAVGGRGPLAGGWQPIKNVNDPHVKEIGEFAVAEYNKSSKTDLKFVDVVKGETQVVAGTKYRLDVAAKDGAVTKHYEAVVWEKPWENFRNLTSFKQIKGTHSRP; from the coding sequence ATGAAAACCCTGTGCTTTTATCTTCTTACCCTTCTCGTCCTTCCCCTGTTGGCCTCCGCCGTCGGCGGCCGAGGTCCTCTCGCCGGCGGGTGGCAGCCAATAAAGAACGTCAACGATCCGCACGTGAAGGAGATCGGTGAGTTCGCGGTGGCCGAGTACAACAAGTCGTCCAAGACCGACCTGAAGTTTGTGGACGTGGTCAAGGGCGAGACCCAGGTCGTGGCCGGGACGAAATACCGGCTCGACGTGGCGGCCAAGGACGGGGCCGTGACCAAGCACTATGAGGCTGTTGTGTGGGAGAAGCCCTGGGAGAATTTCAGGAACCTTACCTCGTTTAAGCAAATTAAGGGCACTCACAGTCGGCCCTAA